One region of Silene latifolia isolate original U9 population unplaced genomic scaffold, ASM4854445v1 scaffold_57, whole genome shotgun sequence genomic DNA includes:
- the LOC141639779 gene encoding uncharacterized protein LOC141639779 — translation MTKEIQQKVIQQGYVMFDNKPVIIREWTPSTNLVKEKLDKLPIWVNMVGLNLKFWGKECLHKLGGLIGTVIRRDEATEKKMFQGFARLMIEVQVNQQFPESLSFLDEEGEERKATPKVGVIGDKRGISPAQTASRLSRQDTHHPPITPGGHSYVEAVKLSQRKGRETVELNQDKGSSNKQEVQSRVYSRIDRVLINDDWLNMHPESFANFLPEGIYDHCPCVIQLDSNDRVRNVPFRYFNMWAKSPGFLEIVNQHWNVSMYGTHMYKLVTRMKVMKKDLKDLNRDNFHDVEKNAHIMQMTLQNIQKELQASPHDAELVEAEKSAATGFKVLDEAKYLYLAQKAKVSWLEEGDENTAFFHSAIRNVECSVKKVHYPTVRQGNILTVEHHRCLARPVTGEEVRQVIFSIPSNKSPGPDGFNSQFFKDTWGVIGADVVAVVQGFSSSGKLLKQINNTSLTLIPKVDMPKNVNQFRPIACCNTIYKCIAKILCNRLSEVLPAIISPTQSAFIKDRDIVENILICQDITKLYNRKHCSPRVIMKLDLQKAYDSIEWSFLEDMLKALNFPTHFLNMLMECVTTPHFSLSLNGEQFGYFKGRRGLRQGDPLSPLLFTVCMEYLSRVLNRVKDIPGFKHHPLCRKINLTHLWFADNLLVFCRGDWDSMTVIMRAFNTFSAASGLQMNKHKSNIYGNSLPRELLEKFAQLSGLKIGKLPFKYLGVGDIIPTWIMAKIKSTCMSFLWKGETSTESPALVAWDKGSSWACRRICRVKDRLLVRYVGNDWLSVEGVYTIAAGYQWLGIDCPAVDWYHCIWNSSAIPKHQFIGWLWVQGRLLTKDRLFRMHIRVDKTCDLCGVTEESHEHLFFECVYSQLCLQQVNGWSHGNITQANQLEWWREHRTTGKLDVYVAIFLALVHHIWWARNNCRVNQVVLTPEVICQRVKFDVTVKQKQVCKGSYRRLLEEFLS, via the exons ATGACTAAGGAGATTCAACAAAAGGTGATTCAACAAGGCTATGTGATGTTCGACAATAAACCAGTCATTATAAGAGAATGGACTCCATCTACTAACCTAGTCAAGGAGAAGCTTGACAAACTGCCTATTTGGGTTAACATGGTTGGTCTTAACTTGAAGTTTTGGGGGAAGGAGTGTCTGCATAAATTGGGAGGATTGATTGGCACGGTAATCAGACGTGATGAAGCAACTGAGAAAAAGATGTTTCAGGGGTTTGCTAGACTTATGATAGAGGTCCAAGTCAATCAGCAGTTCCCAGAATCATTGAGCTTTTTGGATGAGGAGGGTGAGGAAAGGAAA GCTACACCTAAGGTTGGAGTGATTGGGGATAAGAGAGGTATTTCCCCTGCTCAGACTGCATCTAGGTTGAGCAGGCAGGATACTCATCATCCACCAATTACACCAGGAGGACATTCTTATGTTGAGGCTGTCAAGCTGTCACAGAGGAAAGGAAGGGAAACTGTTGAGCTTAATCAGGACAAGGGAAGT AGCAATAAGCAGGAGGTGCAGTCAAGGGTATACAGCAGAATTGATAGGGTTCTAATTAATGATGATTGGTTAAATATGCATCCTGAATCTTTTGCAAATTTTCTTCCTGAAGGCATTTATGATCATTGCCCTTGTGTGATTCAATTGGATAGTAATGACAGGGTTAGGAATGTGCCATTTagatactttaatatgtgggctAAATCTCCTGGTTTTTTGGAAATTGTTAACCAGCACTGGAATGTGTCAATGTATGGCACTCATATGTATAAGTTGGTTACCAGAATGAAGGTTATGAAGAAGGATCTCAAAGATTTAAATAGAGATAATTTTCATGATGTGGAGAAAAATGCACATATAATGCAGATGACCCTTCAGAATATTCAGAAGGAATTACAGGCTTCTCCTCATGATGCTGAGTTGGTTGAAGCAGAGAAATCTGCTGCTACTGGTTTTAAAGTCCTGGATGAAGCCAAGTATCTTTACTTGGCTCAAAAAGCTAAAGTTAGTTGGCTTGAGGAGGGTGATGAAAACACAGCTTTCTTTCACTCTGCTATAAGAAACGTAGAATG TTCGGTGAAGAAGGTGCATTATCCTACTGTGAGGCAGGGTAACATCTTGACTGTGGAGCATCATAGATGCCTTGCTAGACCTGTGACTGGGGAGGAAGTCAGACAAGTAATTTTTTCCATTCCTAGCAACAAgtctcctggacctgatgggtttaACTCACAATTCTTTAAAGATACTTGGGGGGTTATAGGCGCTGATGTGGTAGCTGTTGTTCAGGGTTTCTCCTCCTCTGGCAAGTTGCTTAAGCAGATAAATAACACCTCCCTTACTCTTATTCCAAAGGTTGATATGCCTAAGAATGTTAATCAGTTTAGACCTATAGCTTGCTGCAACACAATTTACAAATGTATTGCAAAGATTCTATGCAACAGACTTAGTGAGGTGTTGCCTGCAATTATCAGTCCTACCCAGAGTGCATTCATTAAAGATCGAGATATTGTTGAAAATATCTTGATTTGTCAAGATATCACCAAGCTCTATAACAGGAAGCACTGCTCTCCCAGAGTAATTATGAAATTGGATTTGCAAAAGGCATATGACTCTATTGAATGGAGTTTCTTGGAGGATATGCTTAAAGCTCTAAACTTTCCTACTCATTTTCTCAATATGCTGATGGAGTGTGTGACTACCCCTCACTTTTCGTTATCCCTCAATGGTGAACAATTTGGGTACTTCAAAGGGAGAAGGGGGTTAAGACAAGGGGATCCCCTTTCTCCTTTATTGTTCACTGTTTGCATGGAGTATCTATCTAGGGTCTTAAATAGAGTCAAGGATATTCCTGGTTTTAAGCATCACCCTTTATGCAGGAAGATCAATCTCACCCACCTATGGTTTGCAGATAACTTACTGGTTTTCTGCAGAGGTGACTGGGATTCCATGACTGTGATTATGAGGGCTTTCAATACCTTCTCTGCTGCGTCAGGTCTCCAAatgaataaacacaagtctaacatTTATGGGAATAGTTTGCCTAGGGAGTTACTGGAGAAGTTTGCTCAGTTGAGTGGATTGAAAATTGGTAAGCTTCCTTTTAAATATCTAGGA GTTGGTGACATTATTCCTACCTGGATTATGGCAAAGATTAAGAGCACTTGTATGAGCTTTTTGTGGAAAGGTGAAACCTCTACTGAGTCCCCTGCACTTGTTGCCTGGGATAAG GGGAGTAGTTGGGCTTGTAGACGAATTTGCAGAGTGAAAGATAGATTGTTGGTTAGGTATGTTGGTAATGATTGGTTAAGTGTTGAAGGTGTCTATACCATAGCTGCAGGGTATCAGTGGCTGGGTATAGACTGTCCAGCTGTGGATTGGTatcattgcatttggaattcttCTGCTATTCCTAAGCACCAATTCATTGGCTGGCTATGGGTTCAAGGTCGTCTGTTAACCAAGGATAGATTGTTTCGTATGCACATTAGAGTTGACAAAACCTGTGATCTTTGTGGTGTAACTGAGGAGAGTCATGAGCACTTATTTTTTGAATGCGTATACAGTCAGTTGTGTTTACAGCAGGTTAATGGTTGGAGCCATGGTAATATAACGCAGGCAAATCAATTGGAATGGTGGAGGGAGCACAGGACCACTGGTAAGTTGGATGTGTATGTAGCCATCTTCCTTGCCCTGGTCCATCACATCTGGTGGGCTCGCAATAATTGTAGGGTTAATCAGGTGGTTTTGACTCCTGAGGTTATATGCCAAAGGGTCAAGTTTGATGTAACAGTGAAACAAAAACAGGTTTGTAAAGGGAGCTATAGGAGATTGTTAGAGGAGTTCCTTAGCTAA